In Pelodictyon luteolum DSM 273, the genomic stretch CATCCATGGCCTGGAATACCAATAGTACCGCATAGCGGTTGTCGGCATAGTGTACCTCCTGCAGCTCACTGAGCGACGTCACATGGGCTGAGAGCAGCTCCCGATAGTGCTTTCCTGATGAGTACAGCGGTTCGACAAGGGTCGGACGGGAGGAGAGGTCGAGCGTTTCGCCGGGTGCGGCACAAAATACTGAGGTATCAAGCAAACTGTCCATGGCCGTGTCTCCTGGATTGACTGCAAGGTGAGATTGCAATGCGCTGTATAGGTATAATATAGTACAGCGCACTCCAACACCCTGCGATTAAGCGGCTGGAAACAGAAAGCGGCAGGAAGACCGGAGTCCGCCTGCCGCTTCAAGCATAGAATGAAGCCCCGGGCCTCAGACTTTGGGTGCATAGACCTTGTCGTAGTTTGCAATGGCATGCACAACACTCTGGCGCGCGATCTCGGCATTCTGGAACTGTTCGACAAGCACCGTCTTTTTCTCGAGTGATTTGTACTCTTCGAAAAAGTGCTGGAGCTCCGAATTGAAGTGTGGTGAAAGCTGGTCGATGTCGAAGATGTTGCTGAGGCTCATGTCATCTTCAGCAACGGCTATGATCTTGTCGTCACCCTCGCCGTGGTCGATCATGCGCATCACGCCGATCACCCGTGCACGCACCATGCAC encodes the following:
- a CDS encoding inorganic diphosphatase; this translates as MNFNPWHHVEIGEDSPKIVNAIIEISQGSKTKYELDKKTGMLRLDRVLFSSVFYPANYGFIPKTLGDDHDPLDIVVISQCQIVPMCMVRARVIGVMRMIDHGEGDDKIIAVAEDDMSLSNIFDIDQLSPHFNSELQHFFEEYKSLEKKTVLVEQFQNAEIARQSVVHAIANYDKVYAPKV